The Papaver somniferum cultivar HN1 chromosome 3, ASM357369v1, whole genome shotgun sequence genome includes a region encoding these proteins:
- the LOC113360761 gene encoding F-box protein At5g07610-like produces MSFLSLKQLLQFSTLPSENLSNENSLSLTSLSSASSTQVSSNIDLLRQILVCLPVKSLLKFKSISKEWLSIISSQDFIRDHYLVRNRSFPLVPRLFILQVTVGFSPKSSKIKSYYGRQPSGIIPFKTFVFFLHERKFSKSSAAFETLAFNNDPSDIKIIHSCNGLFICRSYRTYYGDFNYDVYNPSTKCFKPLHPSPFRKSSVLKRICSVNMVFDPLRSNYYEVIFIWSSNDGDTFQIETYSSKTGSWRLHRDGFSAPVNMFCSPAGVFWNGSLHWINRECSLYFNASQESLKTMPSPPIPADGFDSKKVKCEYFGACNGHMYFVEVHHSNPTQFDILEMDIDYTGWTVKYHVDLQELAIAYPKMVRADYDFSILLIEEDDVSSNILINIPDKIISYDLKEMSFKKLHDLPSIPTGGAQVTAPRYSAYRYDESLACV; encoded by the coding sequence ATGAGTTTCTTATCCTTGAAACAGCTCCTTCAGTTCTCGACACTTCCTTCTGAAAACTTATCAAATGAGAATTCGTTATCGTTGACATCTCTATCTTCAGCATCATCGACTCAGGTTAGTAGCAACATTGATCTGTTAAGACAAATTCTAGTGTGTTTACCAGTGAAATCCCTGCTCAAATTCAAATCTATATCAAAAGAATGGCTTTCTATAATTTCCAGCCAGGATTTCATTCGTGATCATTACCTAGTTCGAAACCGCAGTTTCCCGTTAGTCCCTCGATTATTCATTCTACAAGTGACTGTGGGCTTCTCGCCCAAAAGTTCTAAAATTAAATCTTATTATGGGAGACAACCTTCTGGAATTATTCCCTTTAAAACTTTCGTTTTCTTCCTTCATGAAAGAAAATTCAGCAAATCATCAGCCGCATTTGAGACCCTTGCTTTCAACAATGATCCAtcagatataaaaatcattcactCTTGTAATGGTTTATTCATTTGTAGGAGCTACAGAACATATTACGGTGATTTCAATTATGACGTATATAATCCTTCAACAAAGTGTTTCAAACCTCTTCATCCATCTCCGTTTAGAAAATCAAGCGTTTTAAAAAGGATTTGCAGCGTTAACATGGTTTTCGATCCCCTTAGATCAAATTACTATGAAGTTATATTTATTTGGAGTTCCAATGATGGAGATACGTTTCAGATTGAAACATACTCTTCGAAAACAGGTTCCTGGAGATTACACCGAGATGGGTTCTCTGCACCAGTGAATATGTTTTGTAGTCCTGCTGGTGTGTTTTGGAATGGTTCGCTTCATTGGATTAACAGAGAGTGTTCGTTATATTTTAATGCCAGTCAAGAATCGCTAAAGACAATGCCATCACCACCAATACCTGCTGATGGATTTGACAGTAAGAAGGTTAAATGTGAGTATTTTGGAGCGTGCAATGGACATATGTATTTTGTGGAGGTTCATCATTCTAATCCAACACAATTCGATATCTTGGAAATGGATATCGATTACACAGGCTGGACTGTGAAGTATCATGTCGATCTTCAAGAACTGGCAATTGCCTACCCAAAAATGGTTCGAGCAGATTATGATTTTTCTATACTGCTTATCGAAGAAGATGATGTATCGTCAAATATATTGATAAATATACCAGATAAAATTATATCTTACGACCTTAAGGAAATGAGCTTCAAGAAACTGCACGATTTGCCAAGCATTCCTACCGGTGGTGCTCAAGTTACAGCTCCAAGATATAGTGCTTACCGATACGATGAATCCCTTGCCTGTGTTTGA